In the genome of Gloeotrichia echinulata CP02, one region contains:
- a CDS encoding DUF433 domain-containing protein — MSVQIKFQVSIPPFRWDEAGGIRIGNSRVTLDSLLATYHNGATPEEIAVQYSVLSLGEIYAAIAYYLTHRQEIDNYLEQRRQKAQQQRNQFEKQYNLANLRQRLGDRYQAQGA; from the coding sequence ATGAGTGTTCAAATCAAATTTCAGGTTAGCATTCCGCCGTTTCGTTGGGACGAAGCTGGAGGTATTCGTATCGGTAACAGCCGCGTTACTCTCGATAGCTTGCTAGCCACATACCATAACGGCGCTACACCTGAAGAAATTGCTGTTCAGTATTCCGTTCTCAGTTTAGGGGAAATATACGCAGCAATCGCATATTATCTCACCCATCGCCAAGAAATCGACAATTACCTAGAGCAACGTCGCCAAAAAGCTCAACAACAGCGAAACCAATTTGAAAAACAGTATAACTTAGCTAATTTAAGGCAGCGATTGGGCGATCGCTATCAAGCTCAAGGAGCATAG
- a CDS encoding DUF5615 family PIN-like protein, with product MRFLTDENFNGSILRGLIRRLPELDIVRVQDVGLIHADDSTILEWAANEERILLTHDVATITLYAYERINKGLSIPGVVEVIATAPIGQVIDDLYLFVSCSNPGEYEGQILFIPFS from the coding sequence GTGCGTTTTTTGACTGACGAGAACTTCAATGGCTCGATATTGCGTGGCTTGATTAGACGTTTACCTGAATTAGACATTGTTCGTGTCCAAGATGTAGGTCTAATTCATGCTGATGATTCTACTATCTTAGAGTGGGCAGCCAATGAAGAACGCATCTTGCTTACTCATGATGTAGCAACGATTACTTTATATGCTTATGAGCGAATCAACAAAGGTTTGTCTATACCTGGAGTTGTGGAAGTGATTGCAACGGCTCCTATAGGACAGGTAATTGATGACTTGTATTTATTCGTTAGTTGCAGTAATCCTGGCGAATATGAAGGACAGATTCTTTTCATTCCCTTTTCTTAG